The nucleotide sequence GCCCTCAGAGAGCTCCCAGCATGAAAAGGCGCTTCCGCGCCTGCTGCGCGTAGGCCGATTCCGGGAAGGACGCTATCACCTTGTTGTAATAACTGCGCGAGTTGACCAGGTCCTTCTTCTTTGCGTACACGCGGGCTGCATTAAAAAATATCTGGTCGGCGATGATGCTGTCGCCATAACGGTCTTCCAGGCGCCTGTATATCTCGAGGGCTCCCTTGAGGTCGCCGGTCTCTTCAAGGGCTATGGCCGCCTTCAGGAGCGCCAGGGGGGCCAGGGTCGTCTTGGGCGCCTTGTCCGCGTACCGCACCAGATTCGCGTGAGCCTCCTTGTATTCTTTCCGGCCGTAGAGGATGTTCCCCAGCGCGTAATATGCCATGGTGCGGGTAAAACCGAAATAGGTGGAATCGACGAAGCTCTTCAGCTCCTTGACGACGCCGTTGACCTTTTCGGTGTCCCCGGCGGATGAAAACGCGCCGTAATCATCCATGATTTTTTCAAAACGCTTCTCGTTCCGGGTGTTCACGGTGTCGACGGCAACGATGATCCCAATGGCGACGACGCAGGCGGCTACCAGGCCGATGACGGAATAGAGGACGATATTCTTATTCTTCCGCACGAGCTCCTTCGCGTCCATGAGGAACCGCTCGATGACGTTGCGTTCGATCTCGATTGTTTTCGTTTCGCGTTCGGGTCTGGTGCGCGGTTTCCGGGCCATTGATTATTTGTTCTCCAGGTTTATGTTGACAAAATCTCCCAGCGTGACGGTGCTCGGCCTCGTCCCCTTCATTATCTTTTCAAGCTCTTCCTTCTCCGAGGCCGACTCGAAGCTCTTGATGCTGAGGGAAAGCCGTTTCTTTTCCACGTCGACGTCGAGAACGACGGCGCTGACGGCGTCGCCGATCTTGAAATGCTCTTCAAGTTTTTCGATCCGCTTTCTCGAAACCTCGGATATGTGAACGAGGCCCTCGATTTCTCCTTCAAGCTTCACGAAAAGTCCGAAGAGGGTGATCCCGGAAACGGTCCCTTCCACCCGGGTCCGCGGAGGATACTTCTGCCTGATCTCCTCCCAGGGCGACCTGGTCAGGTGCTTGATGCCGCAGGCTATCTTCATGTCGCTTTTGTTGATATCCAGTATCTTGATCTCCACCT is from Spirochaetota bacterium and encodes:
- a CDS encoding tetratricopeptide repeat protein — protein: MARKPRTRPERETKTIEIERNVIERFLMDAKELVRKNKNIVLYSVIGLVAACVVAIGIIVAVDTVNTRNEKRFEKIMDDYGAFSSAGDTEKVNGVVKELKSFVDSTYFGFTRTMAYYALGNILYGRKEYKEAHANLVRYADKAPKTTLAPLALLKAAIALEETGDLKGALEIYRRLEDRYGDSIIADQIFFNAARVYAKKKDLVNSRSYYNKVIASFPESAYAQQARKRLFMLGAL